One Carettochelys insculpta isolate YL-2023 chromosome 1, ASM3395843v1, whole genome shotgun sequence genomic window, TCCAATGGGAGATGGGAACTCTTGGGCTTGGTGCTGAGTCTGTGAGTGTATTGATGTATGCTTGAAAATTACACTTGATTAGGAAATAAATTTGGAATAATGCCTAAAACTCTGCAGTCCTGAACCCAGGAAATGCCCAGGAGGATGTGCAGAGAGTAAACAGACAATGGAGAAAGACAATGGAGGGGAGACACAAACACTTTCTACAGGAACGCGGTGCTCCTGCTAAGGGATCAGGGACTGGTAATTCTCATAGTCTGCAGCACCTTTCACTGAACAATCTTCAAAagcagaatatacacattcagccaATTGTACCTTCCACTGATATGTTACAAGATGTACTTTGTGCAAAAGCTACTAGAGTTATGTCATGCCGATCCACATAGTTACACAGAGAACAAGGGGTGCACTGACACCCAAAGTATGCCCTCTCAGGCATCAATGGAGAAGGTTTGATTAGAGATGTATGATTATGGTTATGTACATTTCTCTGCACAAGGGTTACTGAGATGCACTGATATCAGGAGCAGTTGAGCAGTGCCCAAAGCAACAGTGTgtggggtcaggactcctggattctattcccagctgtGCCACCTGCTCATCCGGGGACTTGAGTAAatcacttttccacagcctgacTCACTTTGTGTGTGAAATGGGGTAATACTGCCTAGCAGCCTCGTTAAAGGGATTCTCCATGTGGCGACTAAAAGTGCCATAGAGAACATGTGTTAGACTCAGCTCCACAGTTCAGCTTCAGCCCCTGGGCAATGAGTTCCTTGTAGTTCCCATGGACTTTCTGTGGACAGGTGTAAATAGCTGAGTAATGGAAGTGGTGCCATGTACCTCTCTGACTGTGAAATACTGAATCCGCTCAGCCTCTGCCCAGCATTGCACCTTCCCAGCTAACACAGCAACTTATCCCTACAACTCTCTCAGCTGTTGTCCACCTTGCCTGAAAGCTGATCCCTTGCCTACCCCTCACCCATTGCAGGGACCCTGCCTGCTACAGGTCCCAGCCAGGAGGAACCAACTGGAATGGAGAGGCTGCAGTGATTCCCAATCCAGACCTGGAGCAGAAGGTGCCCCACTGCTGGGAAGAGGGATGTAGAGAAAATCTGGAGAGTGACAGCagagggcagaggctgggagaaTTTGTATAGAAATGGGTGGATCCTGGGCGGGAAGATATCCACCAGGACAGAGCTTTAGGAAAAGAGACGAGGCTGGGCCTGAGGCCTTTGCTACCAGCAACAGGAAAGGTGGCAACCTCATGAGTTAATGAGTTGTTGTGCTATCACAGAACAGAGTGGCCAGGAAAGGATTTAATGTCACCTTGGCCAATCAGAGATTAAGGATGGGGGTCCAGCACCATGTCACCTGTGAGCTACCAACAAAGCTCAACCTGAGAGCCAAAGCACCAGAGGAAAAGCTTAATTCCCATTCAGAGGAAAAAGCCATGGCAGCCTGGCCCGGATCTGTTTGATACTCACACCATAGATCATGGGGTTTGGCATGGGGGACACTACCAGGTACACGTTGGACATGAGAATTTGGGAATGCAGGGGCACATTTTGGACAAACTGGTGTGCGAGGAAGGAGACGAGACGTGGGAAATAAAAGGCTAAGATGGCACAGAGGTGGGAGCCGCACGTACCAAACGTCGTGATGTGGGCATGCTTTGTTGGGAGGCTTAAAATGACCCTCAGGATGTGGGTGTAGGACAAGGTGATAAAAATGACATCCAGACCAATCACACCAAGGACCACAAAGAGGCCATAGGAAGTACTGATTTGGATGTCGGCACAGGCCAGCTTTACAACAGCCAAGTGCTCGCAGTGTGTGTTGGGGATGACACTGGTTCTGAAATAAGGCCACTGATTCGCTAGCAGGATAGAGGGAAGCACGATTATGCAGCCACGCAGTAACACAGCCAGACCAATCATGGCCACAACATGGTTTGTGAGGATGATGGAATTTCTGAGTGGATCACAGATGGCCACGTAGTGATCAAAAGCCACGGCCACAAATGTGCCAGACTCAATCATGAAGAACCCATGAATGAAGTACATCTGGGTGGGGCAGGCACTGAAAGAGATctccctggaattgaaccagaagatgcaCAGAGCTTTGAGAAGGATGGATGTGGTCAGGACAATGTCAATGatggccagcatgcagaggaaatagtacacgGGCTCATGGAGACTTGACTCCCTCTTCACAACATATAGGATGATACAATTCCCCAAGACTGCTATAacatacaggctgcgtctacacgtgcacgctacttcgaagtagcggcaccaacttcgaaatagcgcccgtcacgtctacacgtgttgggcgctatttcgaagttgaaatcgacgttaggcggcgagacgtcgaagtcgctaaccccatgagcggatgggaatagcgccctacttcgacgttcaacatcgaagtagggacgtgtagacgatccgcgtcccgcaacatcgaaatagcggggtcctccatggcggccatcagctggggggttgagagatactctctctccagcccttgcggggctctgtggtcaccgtgggcagcagcccttagcccagggcttctggctgctgctgctgcagctgggggtccgtgctgcatatacagggtctgcaactagttgttggctctgtgtatcttgcactgtttaatgaaagtgtgtctgggaggggccctttaagggagcgacttgctgttgagtccgccccgtgaccctgtctgcagctgtgcctggctcccttatttcgatgtgtgctactttggcgtgtagacgttccctcgctgtgcctatttcgatgttgggctgagcaacgtcgaagttgaacatcgacgttgccagccctggaggacgtgtagacgttattcatcgaaatagcctatttcgatgtcgcaacatcgaaataagctatttcgaagttgggtgcacgtgtagacgtagccacatagtgcagaaggggatggagatccaggtATGGGCTGTCTCCAGGCCAGGACGGAATTCCCTGCAAgatgaaggtggaggggttgATGAATTTGGTTGTGTTGTAATCTGACATAGCAATCTCTGAGGTTGAATGGTGTCTTCTGCATGAAAAATATGTTCCTCTGACTTTCTGTAGATGCCCAGGTTCCAGGGTGATGGTCCCAGCTCTAATGCCTAGATGGAAAGACAATGTTAATCTGAGATGTTATGTGCACAGCTGGGGGCTTTTTAATGAATTAAGCTGATTAGTTGCTCTTCACACACTGAAAAAATATCATTTCCGTCATTCAGATTTGTAAATTTTAAGAAACTGGCCCTTGTAATGCTAATTCCACATCCGGTGATCCTCAAAGCAGCCGTAATTCTACATGTCATGTAGTAGGAAAGCTTAATGGTCCCCAGCAGGAAATAAGAGTGTGGTTATTGATTTTCTCTGATTGTTCCTTAACGCAGTGAGAGCCAGGCTGGAGAGCTGACCCTGCACGGCATCCCCCATTCAAGTCTTCGCTCAAAATCTGAGCCAGGAAAAAAATCCAAGTCTTTGCTGAGGTGGGTGACTGGCGGGAATTTCCCCGGGAGAACTCACCCCAGGGAAAAGACACGAGGATGCCTGAGGCAGCTCCATGGACACACCCATCCATTACAGCCAGGGGCAAAGACAGGAAATGATTGGATGGTTAAGAACTGGGATGGACAGCTGGACACTGTGGTCCTGCACTCAGTTGTGGTCTCCTAGACTCTCTGGTAAAGGATGGAGCAGACAGAAGGGGCGTTTCTGAGACAGGCTGTGACAGTGGTGGGAAACTGCCATGCCTGGAAACGTTCAGTTTAGGGACTAGACAAACAAGGGTACCAGGAGCAACTAGGGAGTTTGGAgtcagtggggtgtgtgtgtattgcCCACGTGACTATCCTCCCTCACATGGCTCCCCTCTGTGCCACTCCTAGCCTGGTGGAGGATGGGgagaaccccctcccccccaggaccAGCCTTTCTCTGCCCTTGCCCAGCCCCCACattgcctcccccacaccccgtgCAGCGAAGTGCTCAGGGGACTACCGTGGTGTCTGGCTCTAGTAGCAGGGTCGGCCTCACGCTCAGCAGAAGCAGTGGGGGCCGGGAATGAAGACTGGCACTGCCGCAGCCCTCTGTATTCCCCCGTCTGCCAGCCGCACCTCGGCACACTGCCGGTGAGTGCGGAAGCAGGCCCACCCTTCCCTCTGAGTGACATGGCCAGGAGCTGGGAC contains:
- the LOC142007482 gene encoding olfactory receptor 52E2-like, translated to MLAIIDIVLTTSILLKALCIFWFNSREISFSACPTQMYFIHGFFMIESGTFVAVAFDHYVAICDPLRNSIILTNHVVAMIGLAVLLRGCIIVLPSILLANQWPYFRTSVIPNTHCEHLAVVKLACADIQISTSYGLFVVLGVIGLDVIFITLSYTHILRVILSLPTKHAHITTFGTCGSHLCAILAFYFPRLVSFLAHQFVQNVPLHSQILMSNVYLVVSPMPNPMIYGVSIKQIRARLPWLFPLNGN